In Flavobacterium gelatinilyticum, a genomic segment contains:
- the neuB gene encoding N-acetylneuraminate synthase yields the protein MNPYIEIAGRKIGPDFPPLVIAEIGINHEGSLQVAKEMVDAAHRAGVEVVKHQTHIVEDEMSGAAKKVIPGNADVSIYEIMERCSLNETDELELKNYVESKGMIFISTPFSRAAAERLKKFDIPAYKIGSGECNNYPLLEHIASFGKPVILSTGMNTIESIQKAVAIFDKHNIPVALLHTTNLYPTPIHLVRFGAMVELHEAFPDKVFGLSDHTLNNNACLGAVALGASILERHFTDHMQRTGPDIVCSMDEKACAELIVSSAEIALMRGGTKKPAPEEQVTIDFAFATVCAIKPIKKGEILAKENIWVKRPGTGKILAEHFNDLLGKKAARDIENDEQLDFTDFE from the coding sequence ATGAATCCATATATAGAAATTGCAGGCCGTAAAATTGGGCCAGATTTTCCACCTTTAGTTATTGCCGAAATCGGAATCAATCATGAAGGATCGCTTCAGGTCGCAAAAGAAATGGTCGATGCTGCACACAGAGCAGGAGTTGAAGTTGTAAAACATCAAACGCATATTGTAGAAGATGAAATGTCCGGTGCAGCGAAAAAAGTGATTCCCGGAAATGCAGATGTTTCTATTTATGAAATCATGGAAAGATGCTCATTGAATGAAACAGATGAGTTAGAATTAAAAAATTATGTCGAAAGCAAAGGCATGATTTTTATTTCGACCCCTTTTTCAAGAGCGGCAGCCGAAAGATTAAAGAAATTTGATATTCCGGCCTATAAAATTGGTTCAGGTGAATGTAATAATTATCCATTACTAGAACATATTGCCTCATTTGGCAAACCGGTAATTTTAAGTACCGGAATGAATACGATAGAAAGTATCCAAAAAGCTGTAGCAATTTTTGACAAACATAACATTCCTGTTGCGTTATTACACACGACAAATTTATATCCAACACCAATTCATTTAGTTCGATTTGGTGCAATGGTAGAACTTCATGAGGCTTTTCCAGATAAGGTATTTGGGTTAAGCGATCATACATTGAACAATAATGCATGTTTAGGAGCAGTCGCTCTTGGGGCAAGTATTTTAGAAAGACATTTTACAGATCATATGCAGCGAACAGGTCCTGATATTGTTTGCAGTATGGATGAAAAAGCCTGCGCAGAATTAATAGTTTCAAGTGCGGAAATTGCCTTAATGCGAGGCGGAACAAAAAAACCTGCACCAGAAGAACAAGTGACAATTGATTTTGCTTTTGCTACCGTTTGCGCCATAAAACCAATTAAAAAAGGAGAAATTTTAGCAAAAGAAAATATTTGGGTAAAACGTCCCGGAACAGGCAAGATATTAGCAGAGCATTTTAATGACTTATTAGGAAAGAAAGCAGCGAGAGATATTGAAAATGATGAACAGTTAGATTTTACGGATTTTGAGTAA